A stretch of the Malus sylvestris chromosome 10, drMalSylv7.2, whole genome shotgun sequence genome encodes the following:
- the LOC126585472 gene encoding uncharacterized protein LOC126585472 has translation MKRAFLEKFFPTSRIILLRKKISGIQQSQGLLPLERQMLDASAGGALVDKTPRDAKTLIANRALNAQQYEGVGQRDTPRPHHVNEVSSISELQSQMANLTSMLSQLVEGPKTQGTTICGVCSIQGHQSDQCPKLIENGGWESANAVGYGNQNQPRNDPFSNTYNPGWRDHPNFRWRDAPQYGQQSGFQQPPSFFPRPMEPQPPPQAQSSQTNPGTSMNDDKTYQLLTTMAQGMQNQAKEVNELKKQMGQMAEFLGQLRENGKLPSTTVVNPKGGFESAKAITLRSGKEVRNKEDEKIQLEEDENTYPTARVPSPMPQPSKTSHPSTSGKNVPNVVISNTNLPNVPFPSRFLQSKNEEEEKDVLETFRKVHVNIPLLDAIKQIPKYAKCLKKLCTTKKRVREKEVVHVSENVSAILQHKLPPKCKDPGSFTIPCVIGNTRFKSAMLDLGASINVMPYSVYASMNLGALKHDGVIIQLADRSNAYPKGVLEDVLVQVDHLVFPADFYVLEMDESDHAPSLPILLGRPFMKTAQTKIDVAKGLVTMAFGGDMISFKISESIETPNVVHSCCAIGKIEKIRPDHSAPSTKDASRTMQDEGIGVEYKDHTATALKMLKVAESTMGKNVHIAATSSHHIGKPPNPNPMPFKVDRWFPSLVQVPKQIPDGGRMNMNLRQHNAPINKHHYPFPFKDVIYENFVEHVVEDIPLHAVGSKEI, from the exons atgaagagggcgtttctggagaagtttttcccaacttctcgcatcattcttcttcgtaaaaaaataagtggaattcagcaaagccaag gtcttttaccacttgaacggcaaatgttggatgcttccgcgggaggagctctagtggataagacacctagggatgccaaaactctcattgcgaatcgagcactcaatgcacaacaatatgaaggtgttgggcaaagagacaccccacggccacatcatgtcaatgaggtaagttctatttctgagttacaatcccaaatggctaaccttacgtctatgttatcgcagttggttgaaggccccaaaacgcaaggaactacaatctgtggtgtatgctccattcaaggacaccaatctgatcaatgccctaaattaattgagaatggaggatgggaatcggccaatgctgtgggttatgggaatcaaaaccaaccaaggaatgatcctttCTCCAATACATACAACCCGGGATGGCGTGATCACCCCAATTTCAGATGGAGAGATGCACCACAATATGGCCAACAAAGTGGATTCCAACAACCCCCGAGTTTCTTTCCAAGGCCAATGGAACCACAACCACCTCCTCAGGCACAATCTTCCCAAACTAACCCAGGTACGTCTATGAATGATGATAAAACATATCAGTTACTAACCAccatggcgcagggaatgcagaaccaagcaaaggaggttaatgagctgaagaagcaaatgggccaaatggccgaatttttggggcaattacgtgaaaatggtaagttaccaagcactacggtggtcaatccaaagggtggcttcgaatctgcaaaggctatcacattacgaagtggaaaagaggtgagaaacaaggaagatgagaagatacaactcgaagaagatgagaacacctaccccacggcaagggtaccatcacccatgccgcagccatctaagacatcccatccgtccacctcaggtaagaatgttccaaatgttgtgatttcgaacactaatctgcccaatgtcccctttcctagcagatttttgcaatcaaagaacgaagaggaggaaaaagatgttctagagacatttagaaaggtgcatgtcaacattcccctccttgatgccataaagcaaatcccgaagtatgccaagtgtttaaagaagctttgtacaacaaagaaacgtgtccgggagaaagaggtggtacatgtaagtgagaatgtctccgccatcttgcaacataaactaccccccaaatgcaaagacccgggaagttttacaattccatgtgtcattggtaatacccgtttcaaatctgccatgctagatttaggagcatctattaatgttatgccatattctgtgtatgcatctatgaatctaggagcacttaaacatgatggtgtaatcatacaattggccgatagatctaacgcttatccaaagggagttttggaagacgttttagtgcaggttgatcatttagtcttcccagcggatttctatgtcctcgaaatggatgaatcggaccatgccccttcattgcccatcctccttggaaggccattcatgaaaacggctcaaacgaagattgatgtggccaaaggattagtcactatggcatttggtggtgacatgattagtttcaaaatttctgaatccattgagactcctaatgttgttcattcttgttgtgccattggtaaaattgaaaagataagACCGGACCATTCAGCACCAAGCACGAAGGATGcatcaagaaccatgcaagacgagggaattggagtggagtaCAAGGACCATACGGCCACTGCCCTCAAAATGCTCAAAGTGGCCGAAAgcaccatggggaagaatgttcacattgctgccacttcatcacatcacataggtaagccacctaatccaaatccaatgccatttaaagttgataggtggttcccttctttggtgcaggtacctaagcaaatccccgatggtgggcgtatgaacatgaaccttagacaacacaacgcacccatcaacaaacatcactatccatttccgttcaaggatgtaatctacgagaactttgtggagcatgttgtggaggatatcccactgcatgccgtgggttccaAAGAGATTTGA